Proteins from a genomic interval of Oncorhynchus mykiss isolate Arlee chromosome 21, USDA_OmykA_1.1, whole genome shotgun sequence:
- the LOC110500948 gene encoding zinc finger MYND domain-containing protein 15-like codes for MSHDSQLAELPFSYAAEVTAVDFDLEHFLNKNKLDSGYWVHWSLLVRSPRYELHPTVEQSRDQYPHWFTGHSEPFGPLKREGDILLCSPAPHAVPSVTKPLVLWSQYCEWRGISLSSPAAVLLSSPLSIYYIITSLVPQDFPELNIQKKQSLKIHIIDSYREFHCLKVFWELSVLLPHMTFELVFIGEGLPPESDEEQIFLQKKNGRVHLVNPSFTPDEKLDRRSIRVKGYRRAYHMLQGPKPDLVIGFRPAILLQESWLSTLPRLQSLRVPAYFCEVGELSCVCSQQVMSQATGGTLSPPHINPFHCPLRITGGDNMLPWYSNAFIFHLRYKPVHSEKRPSVAYPKAPPLQVEPANQEPDYPVKMSRRDRKQAARNMPRKRK; via the exons ATGAGCCACGACTCACAACTTGCCGAGCTGCCATTCAGCTATGCCGCAG AGGTGACAGCTGTTGATTTCGACCTGGAACACTTCCTGAATAAGAATAAACTGGACAGTGGCTACTGGGTACACTGGAGCCTCTTGGTACGCTCCCCCAGATATGAGCTCCATCCCACAGTGGAACAGTCCAGAGATCAATACCCCCACTGGTTCACAG GTCACAGTGAGCCCTTTGGACCCCTGAAAAGGGAGGGAGACATCCTGCTCTGTAGCCCAGCTCCTCATGCAGTCCCCAGCGTCACCAAACCGCTGG tgttgTGGAGTCAGTACTGTGAGTGGAGGGGTATCAGTCTGTCCTCTCCTGCAGCTGTTCTTCTCAGCTCCCCTCTATCCATCTACTACATAATCACGTCGCTGGTGCCCCaagact TTCCAGAGCTCAACATCCAGAAGAAGCAGTCTCTAAAGATCCACATCATCGACTCCTACAGGGAGTTCCACTGTCTCAAGGTGTTCTGG GAATTGTCTGTTCTCCTGCCGCACATGACCTTTGAACTGGTGTTCATAGGGGAGGGACTTCCCCCTGAGAGTGACGAGGAGCAGATCTTTCTGCAGAAGAAG AACGGCCGTGTCCACCTGGTTAACCCCAGCTTCACCCCGGATGAGAAGTTGGACAGGAGGAGCATCCGGGTAAAAGGTTACCGCAGGGCCTATCACATGCTGCAAGGGCCCAAACCTGACCTGGTGATTG GCTTCAGACCGGCAATCCTGCTTCAGGAGTCGTGGCTCAGCACACTCCCTAggctccag TCCCTGAGGGTTCCAGCCTACTTCTGTGAGGTCGGGGAGTTGAGCTGTGTGTGCAGCCAGCAGGTGATGAGCCAGGCCACCGGGGGCACCCTCTCCCCTCCACACATCAACCCCTTCCACTGCCCCCTGCGCATCACTGGAGGAGATAACATGCTGCCCTG gtATTCAAATGCCTTCATCTTCCATCTGAGGTACAAGCCCGTGCATAGTGAGAAACGACCTTCTGTGGCCTACCCCAAAGCCCCGCCTTTGCAGGTAGAGCCGGCCAATCAGGAACCTGACTACCCTGTGAAGATGAGTCGCAGGGACAGGAAGCAGGCCGCCCGCAATATGCCCCGCAAACGCAAATGA
- the paqr9 gene encoding membrane progesterone receptor epsilon: MAMTTKQQVLLRTEQVERVQPLNRDLLEPTNHQTFRPSPRPIMFLNCGQLLPPLLRHADVPARITESFILSGYRFPNYSLAQCLLSAFQPTNETGNFWTHFLPVFVFAFYFLEPFGLEGAPPTSDPFFYPLWNYFMGVLCLLMASSMAHLLNSMSLVIREVCFFVDYGTISAYTVGSSLAYYYYIHPRAGILELGIGRHNNTHQDPSSSSSSLSSAMPEFSVFFETLYIPSSCLVAIICVLACCNTRQRWRTYRYIIRTLVFLLPFLVASTPIFYRLLHSSPYLPTSSSFSSSASMAQFFCRHCFWLVVSALFNISKIPERLSPGRFDIWGHSHQWFHVCTFLSILDELHMINGEVRAILLHPVLVVPPATPPHLPGPTLASTYGVMLVLQASIASIIAWFSWCANSIYKPQGDQLEKEFLSKRHLKCH, from the coding sequence ATGGCAATGACGACAAAACAACAAGTGCTTTTAAGGACAGAGCAAGTAGAGCGTGTTCAACCTCTCAACAGAGATTTATTGGAGCCAACCAATCATCAAACATTCCGTCCTTCTCCTCGTCCAATCATGTTCTTGAATTGCGGCCAATTGCTGCCACCTCTGCTGCGGCACGCGGATGTCCCAGCCCGCATCACTGAGAGCTTCATACTGTCCGGTTACCGCTTCCCCAACTACAGCCTCGCCCAATGCCTGCTCTCGGCCTTTCAGCCCACCAATGAGACCGGCAACTTCTGGACCCATTTCCTGCCAGTCTTCGTCTTTGCCTTCTACTTCCTGGAGCCGTTCGGTTTGGAGGGCGCTCCGCCCACCTCCGACCCTTTCTTCTACCCGCTGTGGAACTACTTCATGGGGGTGTTGTGCCTGCTGATGGCTAGCAGCATGGCTCACCTCCTCAACTCCATGTCTCTGGTCATAAGGGAGGTGTGTTTTTTTGTGGATTATGGAACCATCAGTGCTTACACCGTCGGGTCTTCGTTGGCCTATTACTACTATATTCACCCCAGAGCGGGGATCCTGGAATTGGGGATTGGGAGACACAACAACACCCACCAGGACCCTTCTTCGTCATCGTCATCATTGTCCTCGGCCATGCCAGAGTTCAGCGTGTTTTTCGAGACCTTGTACATCCCCAGCTCCTGCCTGGTCGCCATCATCTGTGTCTTGGCCTGCTGCAACACCCGCCAGCGCTGGAGGACCTACCGCTACATCATACGTACCCTGGTATTCCTTCTGCCCTTCCTCGTGGCCTCCACGCCCATCTTCTACcgcctcctccactcctccccctacctgccgacctcctcctccttctcctcctccgccTCCATGGCCCAGTTCTTCTGCCGACACTGCTTCTGGCTGGTGGTGTCAGCCCTGTTCAACATTAGCAAGATCCCTGAGCGACTGTCACCGGGTAGGTTTGATATCTGGGGGCATAGTCACCAGTGGTTCCACGTCTGCACCTTCCTGTCCATTCTCGATGAACTTCATATGATCAACGGGGAGGTGAGGGCTATACTCCTTCACCCAGTCCTGGTGGTGCCCCCGGCCACCCCTCCACACCTCCCCGGCCCCACCTTAGCCTCCACCTACGGGGTGATGCTGGTCCTCCAGGCCTCCATCGCCTCCATCATCGCCTGGTTCTCCTGGTGCGCCAACAGCATCTACAAACCCCAGGGAGACCAGTTGGAGAAAGAGTTCCTCTCTAAGAGACATCTAAAGTGTCACTGA
- the LOC118942957 gene encoding uncharacterized protein LOC118942957, producing MYKMYVGLMCMRKGIQVCMRKGIQVCMRKGSQVCMRKGIQVCMRKGIQVCMRKGIQVCMREGIQVCMRKGIQVYMRKGIQVCMRKGIQVCMRKGIQVCMRKGIQVCMREGIQVCMRKGIQVCMRKGIQVCMRKGIQVCMRKGIQVCMRKGIQMCMRKGIQVCMRKGIQVCMRKGIQVCMRKGIQVCMRKGIQVCMRKGIQHPLLALTTDQSVCYLFLLN from the exons ATGTATAAAATGTACGTTGGTCTGATGTGTATGAGGAAGGGAATCCAGGTGTGTATGAGGAAGGGAATCCAGGTGTGTATGAGGAAGGGAAGCCAGGTGTGTATGAGGAAGGGAATCCAGGTGTGTATGAGGAAGGGAATCCAGGTGTGTATGAGGAAGGGAATCCAGGTGTGTATGAGGGAGGGAATCCAGGTGTGTATGAGGAAGGGAATCCAGGTGTATATGAGGAAGGGAATCCAGGTGTGTATGAGGAAGGGAATCCAGGTGTGTATGAGGAAGGGAATCCAGGTGTGTATGAGGAAGGGAATCCAGGTGTGTATGAGGGAGGGAATCCAGGTGTGTATGAGGAAGGGAATCCAGGTGTGTATGAGGAAGGGAATCCAGGTGTGTATGAGGAAGGGAATCCAGGTGTGTATGAGGAAGGGAATCCAGGTGTGTATGAGGAAGGGAATCCAGATGTGTATGAGGAAGGGAATCCAGGTGTGTATGAGGAAGGGAATCCAGGTGTGTATGAGGAAGGGAATCCAGGTGTGTATGAGGAAGGGAATCCAGGTGTGTATGAGGAAGGGAATCCAGGTGTGTATGAGGAAGGGAATCCAG CACCCTTTGCTGGCTCTAACAACCGACCAATCAGTTTGCTACCTGTTCTTATTAAACTGA